From a single Micromonospora pallida genomic region:
- the rapZ gene encoding RNase adapter RapZ, translating to MEAYAEAPAEPYDEAETSLVVVTGLSGGGRSTVARALENVGYYVVDNLPQALMLDMAELASKAGGAARRTAMVLDVRSRAFSTDLAGAIRELKERAFSPRVVFVDADDEVLIRRFESVRRSHPLQGDGRLADGIAVERDLLEEARDQADVIIDTSHLNVNQLRRRIEELFGEEDARRLRVTVLSFGFKYGLPPDADFVLDARFLPNPFWVPDLREQTGRDEPVSEYVLGQEGAEAFVSAYADLVNATTAGFEREGKRYLTVAVGCTGGKHRSVAITEELASRLRRSGLAANAQHRDLGRE from the coding sequence GTGGAGGCGTACGCAGAGGCGCCCGCGGAGCCGTACGACGAGGCCGAGACGAGCCTGGTCGTGGTCACCGGGCTCTCCGGCGGCGGCCGGAGCACGGTGGCCCGGGCGCTGGAGAACGTCGGTTACTACGTGGTCGACAACCTGCCCCAGGCGCTCATGCTCGACATGGCCGAGCTGGCCTCCAAGGCCGGCGGCGCGGCCCGGCGTACCGCGATGGTGCTGGACGTGCGCTCGCGGGCCTTCTCCACCGACCTGGCCGGCGCCATCCGGGAGCTGAAGGAACGGGCCTTCTCCCCACGGGTGGTCTTCGTCGACGCCGACGACGAGGTGCTCATCCGGCGGTTCGAGAGCGTCCGCCGCTCCCACCCGTTGCAGGGCGACGGCCGGCTGGCCGACGGCATCGCGGTCGAACGTGACCTGCTGGAGGAGGCCCGGGACCAGGCCGACGTGATCATCGACACCAGCCACCTGAACGTCAACCAGCTCCGGCGGCGCATCGAGGAGCTCTTCGGCGAGGAGGACGCCCGGCGGCTGCGGGTCACCGTGCTCTCCTTCGGGTTCAAGTACGGCCTGCCGCCGGACGCCGACTTCGTGCTCGACGCCCGGTTCCTGCCCAACCCGTTCTGGGTTCCTGACCTGCGCGAGCAGACCGGCCGGGACGAGCCGGTCAGCGAGTACGTGCTCGGCCAGGAGGGCGCCGAGGCGTTCGTGTCGGCCTACGCCGACCTGGTCAACGCCACCACCGCCGGCTTCGAGCGGGAGGGCAAGCGGTACCTCACCGTGGCGGTCGGCTGCACCGGGGGCAAGCACCGCAGC